One Notolabrus celidotus isolate fNotCel1 chromosome 18, fNotCel1.pri, whole genome shotgun sequence DNA window includes the following coding sequences:
- the kif22 gene encoding kinesin-like protein KIF22, whose protein sequence is MAQRVASSDGGNKKTSRVRVTVRLRPYMSKQDEKEEGPCVRGLDSQNLEIVNWRNATESVKYHFDVYHGEQTTQQEVFRSSVKPTLPHILTGQNASVFAYGPTGAGKTHTMLGTPEQPGVIPRAVREVFNLVKAKEEDEGWDYSIGMSYLEIYNEKVLDLLSPGSQDLPIREDKDKNILIPGLTHTTISSFSDFDKHFIPASLNRTTASTKLNQRSSRSHAILLIKVVRTQRALPHRQQTGKLYLVDLAGSEDNRRTGNQGIRLKESGAINLSLFTLSKVVDSLNSGTAIRVPYRDSKLTRLLQDSLGGSAHSVMITNIAPEYKYYFDTFSALNFAAKSKLIVNKPFTRETVAVPVLPVKRAREDHEARGSGTEPHKKRQKEERKTEQDGSSPSAHFHSQSDPSVMDRLVALEKLMMSCQDKDRLGMLKDVAQSRKEIQELKEKQKEFETKAMLFSRPTGEKSRVPQESVFKNNIAPLQRKQSTATKPNKQQAVVQPLQVSQLQPLQQLAVVRKQSVCVKKKERKLSDQVEAPDGKENIEHSWESQLDSSVLEQSRQKIMQVLNTGSLKDLKGLQQIGDKKAKLILGWREIHGLFRKLEDLRGVEGMTEKRFSSFMKANILSAMGK, encoded by the exons ATGGCTCAGCGCGTGGCATCATCAGATGGAGGCAACAAGAAGACATCCAGAGTTCGTGTGACGGTCCGTCTGAGACCTTACATGAGTAAACAAgatgagaaagaggagggacCTTGCGTAAGAGGCCTGGACTCCCAGAATCTGGAGATAGTCAACTGGAGGAACGCAACAGAATCAGTCAAATACCA ttttgatgTTTACCATGGGGAGCAAACAACGCAGCAAGAGGTTTTCCGTTCATCAGTGAAGCCCACTCTGCCTCACATACTGACCGGACAAAATGCCAGTGTCTTTGCCTATGGACCAACAGGAGCTG GTAAGACCCACACCATGTTGGGTACTCCAGAGCAGCCAGGCGTGATTCCCCGGGCCGTGCGTGAGGTCTTCAATTTGGTCAAAGcaaaagaggaggatgaaggatgGGACTACAGTATTGGCATGTCTTATTTGGAAATTTACAATGAGAAG GTGCTAGATCTCTTATCACCAGGCTCCCAGGATTTGCCAATCAGAGAGGACAAGGACAAAAACATCCTCATCCCCGGTCTCACCCACACAAccatctcctccttctctgaTTTTGACAAACACTTTATCCCTGCCAGCCTCAATCGTACCACAGCTTCTACCAAACTGAACCAGCGCTCCAGTCGCAGTCACGCTATCCTCCTCATCAAG GTTGTGAGGACTCAACGTGCCCTGCCCCACAGACAACAGACAGGAAAGCTGTACCTGGTTGACCTTGCCGGGTCGGAGGACAACCGTCGCACCGGCAACCAAGGCATCCGTCTGAAGGAGAGCGGCGCCATcaacctgtctctcttcacactCAGCAAAGTGGTGGACTCTCTTAATTCCGGCACTGCCATCCGTGTGCCGTACAGAGACAGTAAACTAACACGGTTGCTGCAGGACTCCCTGGGCGGCTCAGCGCACTCAGTCATGATCACCAACATCGCACCGGAGTACAAATACTATTTTGATACCTTTAGTGCACTGAACTTTGCAGCCAAATCCAAGCTCATTGTGAACAAGCCCTTCACACGTGAAACTGTGGCCGTGCCTGTGCTGCCAG TGAAGCGGGCCAGAGAAGACCACGAGGCACGCGGGTCTGGCACCGAGCCACAcaagaagagacaaaaagaggagaggaaaacggAACAAGATGGTTCCTCGCCCTCTGCACATTTTCACAG tCAGTCAGACCCTTCGGTAATGGACAGACTAGTTGCTCTGGAGAAACTTATGATGAGCTGCCAGGACAAAGACAGACTCGGCATGCTTAAAGATGTGGCCCAGTCTCGCAAGGAGATCCAG GAActgaaagagaagcagaaagagTTTGAGACCAAGGCCATGCTGTTCAGTCGCCCCACAGGAGAAAAGTCTCGTGTCCCGCAGGAGTCTGTCTTCAAAAACAACATAGCTCCTCTGCAGAGAAAACAGTCAACTGCAACCAAACCAAATAAGCAACAGGCAGTGGTCCAACCTCTGCAAG TGTCCCAGCTGCAGCCTCTTCAGCAGCTTGCAGTCGTCAGGAAACAGTCCGTCTGCgtcaagaagaaggagaggaagcttTCAGACCAGGTTGAG gCTCCAGATGGTAAAGAAAACATCGAGCATAGCTGGGAGTCCCAGCTTGACTCATCTGTTCTAGAACAGTCAAGACAGAAAATCATGCAGGTTCTCAATACTGGCTCCCTAAAAGACCTGAAGGGTCTGCAGCAGATTGGTGACAAGAAGGCAAAGCTCATCCTGGGCTGGAGGGAGATCCATGGGCTTTTCAGAAAG ttgGAAGATCTCAGAGGAGTTGAGGGTATGACCGAGAAGAGATTTTCCTCCTTCATGAAG gcAAACATCCTGAGTGCCATGGGGAAATGA
- the prrt2 gene encoding proline-rich transmembrane protein 2 isoform X1, which yields MAVNMMPGSAIWPGEVQPSLLDQEASMSSQASALVQCQPVGGEQLIHSSPASTRPPRSKSKGELVIVINEKLKNSAGNGIHQTPAESTSPVISSPPRRQHSISYPNHGKTRKGSRASSIGYTAFSPRPSISRHSSIATNPPLDRTKVKDYLLLSVLACFCPVWPINIVGFVYSIMSKNSLEQGNLDGAVRLGRVAKMLSIISLVGGTVIIIACIVNLASECPKSDL from the exons ATGGCCGTGAACATGATGCCAGGTTCCGCCATTTGGCCAGGGGAGGTACAACCATCTCTGCTTGACCAGGAGGCCTCTATGTCGAGCCAAGCCTCTGCCTTGGTGCAGTGCCAACCAGTCGGAGGTGAACAGCTCATCCACAGTAGCCCGGCCAGCACGAGACCCCCCCGCAGCAAATCCAAAGGAGAGCTAGTCATAGTGATCAACGAGAAGCTGAAGAACA GTGCAGGTAATGGGATCCACCAAACACCTGCAGAGAGCACCTCTCCAGTCATCTCCTCCCCTCCCAGAAGACAGCACTCTATCTCTTACCCAAATCATGGCAAGACGAGGAAGGGGAGCAGGGCCAGCTCCATTGGCTACACCGCGTTCTCGCCCAGACCATCAATTTCTCGCCACTCCAGCATCGCCACCAATCCACCTCTGGACCGCACCAAAGTGAAAGACTACCTCCTCCTGTCTGTGCTGGCCTGCTTCTGCCCTGTATGGCCCATCAACATTGTTGGATTTGTCTACTCAATCATG TCCAAAAACAGTCTCGAGCAGGGGAACCTTGATGGAGCGGTGCGTCTCGGACGTGTGGCTAAGATGCTCTCCATCATATCACTAGTGGGCGGGACGGTCATTATCATCGCCTGCATTGTCAACCTGGCCAGTGAGTGTCCCAAATCCGACCTTTAA
- the prrt2 gene encoding trafficking regulator of GLUT4 1 isoform X2: MAVNMMPGSAIWPGEVQPSLLDQEASMSSQASALVQCQPVGGEQLIHSSPASTRPPRSKSKGELVIVINEKLKNSNGIHQTPAESTSPVISSPPRRQHSISYPNHGKTRKGSRASSIGYTAFSPRPSISRHSSIATNPPLDRTKVKDYLLLSVLACFCPVWPINIVGFVYSIMSKNSLEQGNLDGAVRLGRVAKMLSIISLVGGTVIIIACIVNLASECPKSDL; this comes from the exons ATGGCCGTGAACATGATGCCAGGTTCCGCCATTTGGCCAGGGGAGGTACAACCATCTCTGCTTGACCAGGAGGCCTCTATGTCGAGCCAAGCCTCTGCCTTGGTGCAGTGCCAACCAGTCGGAGGTGAACAGCTCATCCACAGTAGCCCGGCCAGCACGAGACCCCCCCGCAGCAAATCCAAAGGAGAGCTAGTCATAGTGATCAACGAGAAGCTGAAGAACA GTAATGGGATCCACCAAACACCTGCAGAGAGCACCTCTCCAGTCATCTCCTCCCCTCCCAGAAGACAGCACTCTATCTCTTACCCAAATCATGGCAAGACGAGGAAGGGGAGCAGGGCCAGCTCCATTGGCTACACCGCGTTCTCGCCCAGACCATCAATTTCTCGCCACTCCAGCATCGCCACCAATCCACCTCTGGACCGCACCAAAGTGAAAGACTACCTCCTCCTGTCTGTGCTGGCCTGCTTCTGCCCTGTATGGCCCATCAACATTGTTGGATTTGTCTACTCAATCATG TCCAAAAACAGTCTCGAGCAGGGGAACCTTGATGGAGCGGTGCGTCTCGGACGTGTGGCTAAGATGCTCTCCATCATATCACTAGTGGGCGGGACGGTCATTATCATCGCCTGCATTGTCAACCTGGCCAGTGAGTGTCCCAAATCCGACCTTTAA
- the prrt2 gene encoding proline-rich transmembrane protein 2 isoform X3 gives MAVNMMPGSAIWPGEVQPSLLDQEASMSSQASALVQCQPVGGEQLIHSSPASTRPPRSKSKGELVIVINEKLKNSAGNGIHQTPAESTSPVISSPPRRQHSISYPNHGKTRKGSRASSIGYTAFSPRPSISRHSSIATNPPLDRTKVKDYLLLSVLACFCPVWPINIVGFVYSIMSKNSLEQGNLDGAVRLGRVAKMLSIISLVGGTVIIIACIVNLAINVKT, from the exons ATGGCCGTGAACATGATGCCAGGTTCCGCCATTTGGCCAGGGGAGGTACAACCATCTCTGCTTGACCAGGAGGCCTCTATGTCGAGCCAAGCCTCTGCCTTGGTGCAGTGCCAACCAGTCGGAGGTGAACAGCTCATCCACAGTAGCCCGGCCAGCACGAGACCCCCCCGCAGCAAATCCAAAGGAGAGCTAGTCATAGTGATCAACGAGAAGCTGAAGAACA GTGCAGGTAATGGGATCCACCAAACACCTGCAGAGAGCACCTCTCCAGTCATCTCCTCCCCTCCCAGAAGACAGCACTCTATCTCTTACCCAAATCATGGCAAGACGAGGAAGGGGAGCAGGGCCAGCTCCATTGGCTACACCGCGTTCTCGCCCAGACCATCAATTTCTCGCCACTCCAGCATCGCCACCAATCCACCTCTGGACCGCACCAAAGTGAAAGACTACCTCCTCCTGTCTGTGCTGGCCTGCTTCTGCCCTGTATGGCCCATCAACATTGTTGGATTTGTCTACTCAATCATG TCCAAAAACAGTCTCGAGCAGGGGAACCTTGATGGAGCGGTGCGTCTCGGACGTGTGGCTAAGATGCTCTCCATCATATCACTAGTGGGCGGGACGGTCATTATCATCGCCTGCATTGTCAACCTGGCCA taaATGTGAAAACCTGA